A stretch of Crossiella cryophila DNA encodes these proteins:
- a CDS encoding NHL domain-containing protein, with product MRVREIRHGLLVVLSSATVLAALPLPAAAATPANTPGVITTYAGNGTTTGPLGDNGPATGALLDSPAGLARDAAGNTYVAEYWGSRVRKIAPDGVISTVAGTGQFGSGPDGGPATATQLQTPHGLAIDSKGNLYLSDYLASRVRKVSPQGVISTVAGTGAYGYGGDGGPAAQSVLNGPSGLAVDKADNLYIADTDNNRIRRITADGRINTVAGTGAPGTETDRLTAPRGVVVTATGILYIADTGNNRVQLKEPTSPYARPVAGQGAPFQAIKELNGPRGVGLDPGGNIYIADTGNNRVLALTAQLKARVQAGDGTAGFAGDGGQGLVARVSAPGAVLTDGSSHLFLADRDNHRVRRVQAGRLMSTFAGDGSQSGQGDGGPALKAGFYEPRAVAIGRDGTMYVTDPQLGSIRKITPAGIISTVVTRAKAPHGMAVDSAGNLFFADAYDAVVRKLDTLGVLTTVVGRTRETGFAGDGGPATAALLGAEPQYIALDGADNLYIADNANFRIRMVTPQGIISTFAGTGVKGYAGDGGPATAAQFNPATSYASVAADHAGNVYFADKGNRRIRKINTQGVISTVAGNGAEPSPILSPPQPDGAQATSIALWSPGQIATDRAGNFYFDEIGRIRKVDANGVLHTMAGPDARPGEGHDLTSGGDGGPTALAEFGRAWGLTLDAAGNVYVADGQTRTIRRIPA from the coding sequence ATGCGCGTGCGCGAAATCCGCCACGGGCTGCTCGTGGTCCTGTCCTCGGCCACCGTGCTGGCGGCGTTGCCGCTCCCGGCCGCCGCGGCCACCCCGGCCAACACACCGGGAGTGATCACCACCTACGCCGGCAACGGCACCACCACCGGCCCACTCGGCGACAACGGCCCGGCCACCGGCGCCCTGCTCGACTCCCCCGCCGGACTGGCCAGGGACGCCGCGGGCAACACCTATGTCGCCGAGTACTGGGGTTCCCGGGTCCGCAAGATCGCCCCCGATGGCGTGATCAGCACCGTCGCGGGCACCGGCCAGTTCGGCTCCGGGCCCGACGGCGGCCCGGCCACCGCGACCCAGTTGCAGACCCCGCACGGGCTCGCCATCGACAGCAAGGGCAACCTCTACCTGTCCGACTACCTGGCCTCGCGGGTGCGCAAGGTCAGCCCGCAGGGTGTGATCAGCACGGTCGCGGGCACCGGGGCGTACGGCTACGGCGGCGACGGCGGCCCTGCCGCGCAGTCTGTCCTCAATGGACCGTCGGGGCTGGCCGTTGACAAGGCGGACAACCTCTACATCGCCGACACCGACAACAACCGCATCCGCCGGATCACCGCCGACGGCCGCATCAACACCGTCGCGGGCACCGGCGCGCCGGGCACCGAGACCGACCGGCTGACCGCGCCGCGCGGTGTCGTGGTCACCGCCACGGGCATCCTGTACATCGCCGACACCGGCAACAACCGCGTGCAGCTCAAGGAACCGACCTCGCCCTACGCCCGCCCCGTCGCGGGCCAGGGCGCGCCGTTCCAGGCGATCAAGGAGCTGAACGGGCCACGCGGCGTCGGCCTGGACCCTGGCGGCAACATCTACATCGCCGACACCGGCAACAACCGGGTGCTCGCGCTGACCGCCCAGCTCAAGGCCCGCGTCCAGGCCGGTGACGGCACCGCCGGGTTCGCCGGGGACGGCGGCCAGGGCCTGGTGGCCCGGGTGAGCGCGCCGGGCGCGGTGCTCACCGATGGTTCGTCGCACCTGTTCCTCGCCGACCGGGACAACCACCGGGTGCGCCGGGTCCAGGCCGGACGGCTGATGAGCACGTTCGCCGGGGATGGCAGCCAGAGCGGCCAAGGCGACGGTGGCCCGGCGCTCAAGGCGGGCTTCTACGAGCCGAGGGCGGTCGCCATCGGCCGGGACGGCACCATGTACGTGACCGATCCCCAGCTCGGCTCCATCCGCAAGATCACCCCGGCCGGGATCATCTCCACCGTGGTGACCCGCGCCAAGGCGCCACACGGAATGGCCGTGGACAGCGCGGGCAACCTCTTCTTCGCCGACGCCTACGACGCCGTGGTGCGCAAACTCGACACCCTGGGCGTGCTCACCACCGTGGTCGGGCGCACCAGGGAAACCGGCTTCGCCGGGGACGGCGGCCCGGCGACCGCGGCGCTGCTGGGCGCGGAGCCGCAGTACATCGCCTTGGACGGAGCCGACAACCTCTACATCGCCGACAACGCCAACTTCCGGATCCGCATGGTCACCCCGCAGGGCATCATCTCCACCTTCGCCGGCACCGGGGTGAAGGGCTACGCCGGCGACGGCGGCCCGGCGACCGCCGCTCAGTTCAACCCGGCTACCTCCTACGCCTCGGTGGCCGCCGACCACGCGGGCAACGTCTACTTCGCCGACAAGGGCAACCGCCGCATCCGCAAGATCAACACACAGGGCGTGATCAGCACGGTCGCGGGCAACGGCGCCGAGCCCTCGCCGATCCTGTCACCGCCCCAGCCGGACGGCGCCCAGGCGACCTCGATCGCGCTGTGGTCGCCCGGCCAGATCGCCACCGACCGGGCCGGGAACTTCTACTTCGACGAGATCGGCCGGATCCGCAAGGTCGACGCGAACGGCGTGCTGCACACCATGGCGGGCCCGGACGCCCGACCCGGCGAGGGCCACGACCTCACCAGTGGCGGCGACGGCGGTCCCACCGCACTGGCCGAGTTCGGGCGTGCCTGGGGCCTGACCCTCGACGCGGCAGGGAACGTGTACGTGGCCGACGGCCAGACCCGGACGATCCGCCGGATTCCAGCCTGA